The Saccharopolyspora gregorii genomic interval GGCCAGCGACAGCCGGGGGTCTTGTTCGGTCGGCAGATCTTTGTAGGAGTGCACGGCGACGTCGACCTCGCCGCCGGCGAGGGCCTCGCGCAGCGCCGAGGTGAACACGCCCACGCCGATCTCGGCGATCGGCGCCATCGAGCGGTCGCCGGGCGTGGCCACCTCGACGAGCTGGGTGGGGTAGCCCGCGGCTTCCAGCTGCTCGGCGACCATCCCGGTCTGGGCCATCGCGAGCGCGCTGCCGCGCGTGCCGATGCGCAGCGTCTTGTTCACCGGTCTTCACCGTCCTGTTCCGCCCCGTCCTGGGCGAGGGGGTCCCGCAGCAGCGCCTGCGCCGAGTGCGCGCCGGTCACCGGCACGTCCTCCGCGGAGCGGGGCGTGCGGATCGCGGTCGGCGCCTGCGGGTCCAGTTCGAAGAGTTCCCGCAGCGCCTCGGCGTAACCGGAGCCGCCGGGAACGGATGCCAGTTCCTTCACCCGGACCGTGGGTGCGTGCAGCAGCTTGTCCACGACGCGGCGCACCGTGCGGGACAGCTCGTCGCGCACCGGTCCGTCCAGTTCGGGCAGCCGCGAGTCCAGCCGCAGGAGTTCGGAGTCGACGACCTCGGCGGCGCGCTTGCGCAGCGCCGTGACCGTCGGGGTGACCTCGGCGGAGCGCTGCGAGGCGAGGTAGCCGCGCAGCTCGTCGGCGACGATCGCCGCGGCGCGGTCGGATTCGCTGCCGCCGCGCTGCGCGGTGAGCCGCGCTTGCAGGGTCTCCAGGTCGACGACGGCGACGCCGGGCAGCTCGGCGACCTCGGGCGCGGTGTCCCGCGGCAGCCCCAGATCGCAGAACAGCAGCGGCTGGCCGCTGTCGTCCCGGTCCCGCACCGCGTCGGCCACGACGTCCTCGGTGATCACGGCACCGACGGCTCCGGTGCAGGTCACCACGAGGTCGGCGGCGGCGATCGCGGAGCCGAGCCCCGCGAGCTCCACCGCGTCCGCCGGGATGCCCTCGGCGCGCAGCGACTCGGCGAGCCGGGCGCCGTTGGCGGCGGTGCGGTTGGCGATGACCACGGAGCCGATCCCGGCGCGGCGCAGCTGCGCGGCCGCCAAGCCGCCCATGGAACCCGCGCCGACGAGCAGCGCGCGCTTCCCGGCGACACCGCCCAGCAGCGCTTCGGCGTCGGACAGGGCCTCGGAGACCACCGAGGCACCGGCGGCGTCGATCTCGGTCTCGGCGTGCACCCGCTTGCCGACGCGCAGCGCCTGCTGCGCCAGCTCGTGCAGCGTGCGCCCGACGGTGCCGGCCTGGTCGGCGACGCCGTAGGCCTGCCGCAGCTGGCCGAGGATCTGCGCCTCGCCGACGACCATCGAGTCCAGCCCGGCGGCCACGGAGAACAGGTGCTCCACCGCGGCACCGGCGTAGTGCACGTAGAAGTGGTCGGCGAGCTCGGCGACCTCGGCCCCGGCCTTGCGGGCCAGCACCTCGGTCACGTCGTTCAGCCCGCCGTGGAAGGTCTCGGCGACCGCGTACACCTCGACGCGGTTGCAGGTGGAGACCAGGAAGGCCTCGCTGATGTGCGGACGGCCGAGCAGCTCGTCGAGGACCTTGCCGACCTCGTCGGCGCCGATCGCGACCCTCTCCAGCACCCGTACCGGGGCGCTCCGGTGGGAGAGCCCGACGGTGAGCAGGTTCACGGCCGAACCACCATCCCGTCCACATCACCGCGCTCCGGCGCGGAATCGGAGTTCCCGTTCCCGTTCGCCCCGCCGCCCGGCGGACCGGCGTCGGTGCCGGCCACGCCGGGCACCACCATCGCCTCCTGGTTCCGGCGCGCGACGTGGAAGGACAGGATCTGCATCTCCACGGCCAGGTCGACCTTGCGCACCTCGACGTGCTCGGGGACCTGCAGGACGACCGGGGCGAAGTTCAGGATGCACACCACGCCGCCTTCGACGAGGCGGTCGCAGACGTCCTGCGCCCCCTCGGTGGGCGTGGCGATGACGCCGATGGTGACCTCGCGCTCGCGGCAGACCTCGACGATGTCGTCGACGGAGCTGACCGGGATGCCGCCGACCGGCACGTCCAGCAGGTCGGGGTCGAGGTCGAACAGCGCGGCCACCGGGAAGCCCCGGTTCAGGAAGCCGCCGTAGTTGGCGAGCGCGTGCCCCAGGTTCCCGATGCCGGCCACGGCGACGCGGTGCTTCTTGGTGAGCCCGAGCGTCCGCTCGATCTGGCCGATCAGCACCGCCACGTCGTAGCCGACGCCGCGGGTGCCGTAGGAGCCGATGTAGGACAGGTCCTTGCGCAGCTTCGCCGAGTTCACCCCGGCGAAGGCGGCGAGCTCTTCGCTGGACACGGTGCCGGTGCCGCGCTCTTCGAGGCCGGACAGCACGCGCAGGTACACCGCGAGGCGTGCGACGGCCGCTTCCGGAATGGCCCGCGCCCGTTCCCGGGCGGCGGGGACCGCGATGGATTCGGCGGGTGACCCTGACCCGGACGGGACGTCCGCCGGCTGCCCGGCCTCGTCCCGTTCGCCCTCTCCGTGGGCCGTCACTGGCTCTCCCTCGACCTGACTTGGTGCTGCTCGTCCGCCGCGCTCGCCGGCCGAGCGGCGCACCGGAGTGGAAACGGGGGTGCGAACCGCCGACCTCGATGACACGGCTCGAACTCCACCGTAGCCATTTGTGAAGACATGCACAAAGTTCCCCGACGTCCGCACCAGCGGCCGCCGGACCACCCCGCACCATGATGTCGGATGCGCCCCCCGCCAGCCAAAACGGCTGGTCAGAGCGACGATATCGGTGTCATCGCGCGGCTTCCGATGCGTTTTCCGCCGCGCAGGCGACCTCCCGGCCCGCCGCCCGGTGCGAAACGACACACCGGCCGGCACCGGGCCGGTGCACGGCGGGTCAGCGGCTGAGCGCGGCGCGGAGCCGGGCGGGTTCGACCTTCCAGTAACCGTGCTCGACGCCGTCCACCAGGACGACCGGCACCCGGTCGCCGTACTCGGCGCGCTGCTCGGGGTCGGCGTCCACGTCCTCGGTCGCCCACGGCACGTCGAGCTCGGCGCACACCTCGCGGACGGCGGCGAGCGCCTCGTCGCACAGGTGGCACTGCTCGCGCACCAGCAGCGTCACCGCGTGCTGCCCCGATTCCCCGGTTCCCGGCACTTCCGACCTCCTCCAGCGGACCTGCCCCCAAGGTAGCGGGACCGGTCAGGCCGGCGGGGTGCGGAGCGTGCGGCGGGCGATCTTGCCGGTCGGCGAGTGCGGGAGCTCGGTGGCGAAGCCGACCTCGACGGGGACCTTGAACTTGGCGAGCCGGGCCGCGCAGTGCGCCCGCACCGAGTCCTCGGTGAGCTCGGTTCCGGGGCCGGCGACGACGACGGCCCGGACCGCCTCGCCGCGCGCCTCGTCGGGCACGCCGACCACGGCGGATTCGACGACGCCGGGCAGTTCGGCGAGCACCGCCTCCACCTCCCGCGGGTACACGTTGAAGCCGTTCACGATGATCAGGTCGGTGGCGCGGTCCACCAGGTGCAGGTCGCCGTCGGCGTCGAAGTAGCCGACGTCGCCGGTGCGGAACCAGCCGTCCTGGTCCGGTCCGTGCGCCGCGTCCGGCCAGTAGCCGCGGAACAGGTTCGCCCCGCGCACCGACACCCGGCCGGTGTCGCCGTCGGCCTCGTCGATCGGGGAGCCGTCGGTGTCCACGAGCCGCAGCTGCACGCCCGGCAGCGCGCGGCCCACCGATCCCGGTTTGGCCCGGCCCCCGGCGAGCGTGGTGGTCAGCACCGGCCCGGTCTCGGTGAGGCCGTAGCCCTCGAACACGTCCAGCCCGGTCGCGGAGCGCACCGCGCTCGCCACGTCGGCGCCCAGCGGGGCCGCGCCGGAAGTCAGCAGCCGCACCGTGGACAGGCCCTCGCGGAGCCGGTGGGGTTCCAGCCGCAGCCACTCGCGGTACATCGGCGGCACGCCCACCACACCGGTGACCCGGTGCCGCGAGATCGCGGTCAGCGCCTCCTCGGCGTCGAAGCGCGGCAGCAGCACGGCGGTGGCACCGACGGCGGCGACCTGCAGCATGCCGGGGCCGAGGCCGAAGGCGTGGTACATCGGCAGCGCGAGCAGCACCCGATCGGCGGCGTTGACCGGCATCGGGCGCAGCCGCCCGCACTGGTGCACGTTCGCCAGCAGCGCCGCGTGCGGCAGCATCGCGCCGCGCGCCGGCCCGGAGGTGCCGGAGGTGTAGCAGAGCACGGCGAGGTCGGCGGGTTCCCGCGGCAGCTCCTGCTCGGCGCGCTCCTCGCCGGTCGGCGGGTCGAGCTCGGCGATGCCGCCGAGGTCGCGGACGGCGGTGCCCGCCGGAGCACCGCCGCGGACGAGCAGCGCGGCGCCGCTGTCGTCGAGGACGCGGCGCAGCTCCGGCGCGGGCGCCGAGGGCGGCAGCGGCACGGCGACGGCGCCGGCCCGGAACGCGGCGAACAGCGCGACGCAGAACTCGAACCCGGTGGGCAGCGCCAGCGCCACCCGGTCCCCGGGCCGCACGCCGGCCTCCCGCAGCCGCCACCCGTAACCGGTGCAGGCGGCGTCCAGCTCGGACCAGCTCATCCGGTGCCCGGCGAGGTCGATCAGCGCGGGGTGGCCGGGTCCGCGCTCGGCGGCGGCGCGCACGAGGTCGGCCAGGTTGACGTCGGGCGCGGTGGCGCCGGTCCGGCCGGTGACCGGGGGTGGGCACGCTTCGGTCGACATGGCGCACCTCCATCGCCGTCCCCGCGGCGCGTCCGCGGCCGGGGGTGTTCGACATCACTCAACCGCGTCGGAGGGCGGCGGGGCAACCGCGATGAATCCGAAACCTCGGAGCACTACCTACTTATGAGTAACAACACGTATGCTCCGGCGGAACCACCTGGTTCCACTTCACAGCACCAGACCAGCACGCCCCCGGTGATCCGCGGCTCGCGCAGCACCGCGAACGGGTCACCACCACGGCAGGAGGTCGGTCGAGACAATGCTCAGCACGCTGCCCATCCCCGTCCATCCGGCTCCCTCCCGGCCCGCGCACCTGCCGCACCGCCCCGCGCACCCCCGCGCCGAACCGCGGCCCGCGCCCGAGGCGCCCGTGCCCGGCGAGAGCTGGCGGCACGTGAGCGCGGCGCAGAACGGCGACCTCGACGCGTTCGGCAGGCTCTACGACGAGTACTCGCCCGTCGTGTACCGCTACGTGCTGTTCCGGGTCAGCGACCACTGCCTCGCCGAGGACATCACCAGCGAGACCTTCCTGCGGGCGCTGCGGCGCATCGCCACCGTCAGCTACCAGGGCCGGGACGTCGCCGCCTGGTTCATCACCATCGCGAAGAACCTGGTGCTCGACCACGTGAAGTCCAGCCGGACCCGGCTGGAAGTGCCGATCCCCGAGCTCCCCGACGCCCAGCACCGAACGCAGCACCACGGCGGCCCGGAGCAGCACGTGCTCGACGCCGCCACCCAGCAGGAGCTGCTGCGCTGCGTGCGGCAGCTCAACCCGGACCAGCGCGAATGCATCCGGCTGCGGTTCATGCAGGGCCTGTCGGTCACCGAGACCGCCCAGCGCATGCAGCGCGGCGAAGGCGCCGTCAAAGCGCTGCAGCACCGCGCCGTGCGGCGCCTCGGCCAGCTGCTGCCCGACGACCTGCGCTGACCCGGGCCGATCGAAGCCGGTCCCGGCCGATCAGCGCGGACCGCGCCAACGCGCCGGGCGGGAGCCTCTAAGCTGGAGGCCTTGCTGGGCCGGGTCGCCGCACCGGCGGGAACGCCCCGCTCAGCGACCCTGGTACGCCAGGACCCGAACCCGAGCAACATCCAGCCGGAGCAAGACCGGGAGGCGCGGCGGTGCCGACAAGTCCAGGCCCAG includes:
- a CDS encoding glutamyl-tRNA reductase, coding for MNLLTVGLSHRSAPVRVLERVAIGADEVGKVLDELLGRPHISEAFLVSTCNRVEVYAVAETFHGGLNDVTEVLARKAGAEVAELADHFYVHYAGAAVEHLFSVAAGLDSMVVGEAQILGQLRQAYGVADQAGTVGRTLHELAQQALRVGKRVHAETEIDAAGASVVSEALSDAEALLGGVAGKRALLVGAGSMGGLAAAQLRRAGIGSVVIANRTAANGARLAESLRAEGIPADAVELAGLGSAIAAADLVVTCTGAVGAVITEDVVADAVRDRDDSGQPLLFCDLGLPRDTAPEVAELPGVAVVDLETLQARLTAQRGGSESDRAAAIVADELRGYLASQRSAEVTPTVTALRKRAAEVVDSELLRLDSRLPELDGPVRDELSRTVRRVVDKLLHAPTVRVKELASVPGGSGYAEALRELFELDPQAPTAIRTPRSAEDVPVTGAHSAQALLRDPLAQDGAEQDGEDR
- a CDS encoding redox-sensing transcriptional repressor Rex: MTAHGEGERDEAGQPADVPSGSGSPAESIAVPAARERARAIPEAAVARLAVYLRVLSGLEERGTGTVSSEELAAFAGVNSAKLRKDLSYIGSYGTRGVGYDVAVLIGQIERTLGLTKKHRVAVAGIGNLGHALANYGGFLNRGFPVAALFDLDPDLLDVPVGGIPVSSVDDIVEVCREREVTIGVIATPTEGAQDVCDRLVEGGVVCILNFAPVVLQVPEHVEVRKVDLAVEMQILSFHVARRNQEAMVVPGVAGTDAGPPGGGANGNGNSDSAPERGDVDGMVVRP
- a CDS encoding glutaredoxin family protein, whose translation is MPGTGESGQHAVTLLVREQCHLCDEALAAVREVCAELDVPWATEDVDADPEQRAEYGDRVPVVLVDGVEHGYWKVEPARLRAALSR
- a CDS encoding AMP-binding protein, translated to MSTEACPPPVTGRTGATAPDVNLADLVRAAAERGPGHPALIDLAGHRMSWSELDAACTGYGWRLREAGVRPGDRVALALPTGFEFCVALFAAFRAGAVAVPLPPSAPAPELRRVLDDSGAALLVRGGAPAGTAVRDLGGIAELDPPTGEERAEQELPREPADLAVLCYTSGTSGPARGAMLPHAALLANVHQCGRLRPMPVNAADRVLLALPMYHAFGLGPGMLQVAAVGATAVLLPRFDAEEALTAISRHRVTGVVGVPPMYREWLRLEPHRLREGLSTVRLLTSGAAPLGADVASAVRSATGLDVFEGYGLTETGPVLTTTLAGGRAKPGSVGRALPGVQLRLVDTDGSPIDEADGDTGRVSVRGANLFRGYWPDAAHGPDQDGWFRTGDVGYFDADGDLHLVDRATDLIIVNGFNVYPREVEAVLAELPGVVESAVVGVPDEARGEAVRAVVVAGPGTELTEDSVRAHCAARLAKFKVPVEVGFATELPHSPTGKIARRTLRTPPA
- a CDS encoding sigma-70 family RNA polymerase sigma factor — protein: MLSTLPIPVHPAPSRPAHLPHRPAHPRAEPRPAPEAPVPGESWRHVSAAQNGDLDAFGRLYDEYSPVVYRYVLFRVSDHCLAEDITSETFLRALRRIATVSYQGRDVAAWFITIAKNLVLDHVKSSRTRLEVPIPELPDAQHRTQHHGGPEQHVLDAATQQELLRCVRQLNPDQRECIRLRFMQGLSVTETAQRMQRGEGAVKALQHRAVRRLGQLLPDDLR